A region from the Zonotrichia albicollis isolate bZonAlb1 chromosome 17, bZonAlb1.hap1, whole genome shotgun sequence genome encodes:
- the LOC102067670 gene encoding bactericidal permeability-increasing protein isoform X1 → MGMQSVAVACGALTLCLALTTATNPGFVVRITQAGLDYAQQQAIASLEKKLAQLRLPDISGDSRVLRVGKVHYELSRLRLRDFHLPYSRITPISNKGLQVSISNAFAELDGDWRVKFLFISRDHGSFDLKVENIYIKILLRLGSDTSGKPTISTPDCSAHISKVRVLFSGKLGWLYNLFHSVIESRLRKILENKVCDKVAMSVYNELQTYIRTLPVTARIDNKIGIDYSLVAPPRATTKSLDADLKGEFYSLAHRSPVPFSPLPLAFTSDHERMVYFGASSYFFSTAGIAYHKAGALVFEITEAMIPKDVEFKLNTSVFSAFIPQLEEKYPNMPMKFRVSTPTAPFLTVGEGGISFQPIVDVQAYAIFPNSSLAPLFLLSLTGNVSAVINVRSGRIIGSLDVGRIRLSLKDSAVGTFQVRMMQSLINILTSNMLLPRLNARLDEGFPLPLLDRIQLSNILVRFHQNFLLLGADVRFQPRR, encoded by the exons ATGGGAATGCAGAGCGTGGCTGTGGCTTGTGGGGCACTGACTTTGTGCCTGGCACTCACCACTGCCACCAACCCCGGCTTCGTGGTGAGGATCACCCAGGCAGGCTTGGACTACG cccaacAGCAGGCGATCGcgagcctggagaagaagctggcccagctgaggctgccagaTATCTCGGGGGACTCTCGTGTCTTGCGTGTGGGGAAGGTACACTATGAgctctccag GTTGCGCCTTCGTGATTTCCACTTGCCGTACTCCCGGATTACCCCAATCTCCAACAAGGGCCTGCAGGTCTCCATCTCCAACGCCTTTGCCGAGCTGGACGGGGACTGGCGGGTGAAGTTTCTCTTTAT CAGCCGGGACCATGGATCTTTTGACCTGAAGGTGGAAAATATCTACATCAAAATTCTCCTGAGGCTGGGCAGTGACACCTCTGGGAAGCCCACCATCAGCACCCCGGACTGCAGTGCCCACATCTCCAAAGTCCGGGTGCTCTTTTCGGGCAAGCTTGG GTGGCTTTACAACCTGTTCCACAGTGTTATTGAGTCCAGGTTGCGAAAGATTTTGGAAAACAAG GTGTGTGACAAAGTGGCCATGTCTGTGTACAATGAGCTCCAGACGTACATTCGGACACTGCCAG TCACAGCCAGGATAGATAACAAGATTGGGATTGATTATTCCTTGGTGGCACCCCCAAGAGCTACAACCAAGTCCCTGGATGCAGACCTGAAG gGTGAATTCTACTCCCTGGCCCACCGTTCCCCCGTGCCCTTCTCACCGCTGCCACTGGCCTTCACCTCGGATCACGAGCGCATGGTTTACTTTGGAGCCTCCAGCTACTTCTTCAGCACAGCGGGCATTGCCTACCACAAGGCTGGGGCACTGGTCTTTGAAATCACAGAGGCCATG ATCCCAAAGGATGTAGAATTCAAGTTGAACACCTCTGTCTTCTCAGCCTTCATTCCCCAG CTGGAGGAGAAGTATCCAAACATGCCAATGAAGTTCAGGGTGTCCACTCCCACTGCTCCATTCTTGACTGTTGGAGAAGGAGGAATCTCATTCCAGCCCATTGTGGATGTCCAGGCTTATGCCATCTTTCCCAACTCCAGCCTAgctcctctcttcctcctcagccTG ACAGGGAACGTGTCCGCTGTCATCAACGTGAGATCCGGCCGCATAATTGGGAGCCTGGATGTGGGCAG gatcAGGCTCTCTCTGAAGGATTCAGCTGTTGGCACTTTCCAG GTACGAATGATGCAGTCCTTAATAAACATCCTGACTTCCAATATGCTCCTCCCACGTCTCAATG CCCGCTTAGATGAGGGTTTCCCCCTGCCACTTCTGGACAGAATTCAGCTCTCCAATATCCTTGTGAGGTTCCACCAG aATTTCCTACTGCTTGGAGCAGACGTTCGCTTCCAGCCCCGGCGATGA
- the LOC141731117 gene encoding bactericidal permeability-increasing protein-like: MGMQSVAVACGALTLCLALTTATNPGFVVRITQTGLDYAQQQGIAILEKELAQLKLPDFSGKSGKVRYSFSRLRIPTFRLPHSRITPIPNVGLQVSISNAFAELDGDWRVKFLFMLPVLVYVPVCDNVAKSVQNELQKQVRTLPVTARIDNKIGIDYSLVAPPRATTKSLDVDLKGEFYSLAHRSPVPFSPLPLAFPSDHERMVYFGASSYFFNTAGIAYHEAGALVFEITEAMIPKEARFSLDTSLFSAFIPQLEEMYPNMPMKFRVSTPTAPFLTIGEGGISFQPIVDVQAYAIFPNSSLAPLFLLSLTGNVSAVINVRSGRIVGSLDVGRIRLSLKDSAVGTFQVTRLSEGFRLPLPDRIQLSNILVRFHQNFLLLGADVRFQPRR, encoded by the exons ATGGGAATGCAGAGTGTGGCTGTGGCTTGTGGGGCACTGACCTTGTGCCTGGCACTCACCACCGCCACCAACCCCGGCTTCGTGGTGAGGATCACCCAGACAGGCTTGGACTACG CCCAACAGCAGGGGATTGCAATCCTGGAGAAGGAGCTCGCCCAGCTGAAGCTGCCAGACTTCTCGGGTAAATCAGGGAAGGTGCGCTATTCATTCTCCAG GCTGCGCATTCCCACTTTCCGCTTGCCACACTCACGGATTACCCCGATCCCCAACGTGGGCCTGCAGGTCTCCATCTCCAACGCCTTTGCCGAGCTGGACGGGGACTGGCGGGTGAAGTTTCTCTTTAT GTTACCTGTCCTGGTTTATGTGCCA GTGTGTGACAATGTGGCCAAGTCTGTACAAAACGAGCTCCAGAAGCAGGTCCGGACGCTGCCAG TCACAGCCAGGATAGATAACAAGATTGGGATTGATTATTCCTTGGTGGCACCCCCAAGAGCTACAACCAAGTCCCTGGACGTGGACCTGAAG gGTGAATTCTACTCCCTGGCCCACCGTTCCCCCGTGCCCTTCTCACCGCTGCCACTGGCCTTCCCCTCGGATCACGAGCGCATGGTTTACTTTGGAGCCTCCAGCTACTTCTTCAACACAGCTGGCATTGCCTACCACGAGGCTGGGGCACTGGTCTTTGAAATCACAGAGGCCATG ATCCCAAAGGAAGCGAGATTCAGCTTGGACACCTCTCTCTTCTCAGCCTTCATTCCCCAG CTGGAGGAGATGTACCCGAACATGCCAATGAAGTTCAGGGTGTCCACTCCCACTGCTCCATTCCTGACTATTGGAGAAGGAGGAATCTCATTCCAGCCCATTGTGGATGTCCAGGCTTATGCCATCTTTCCCAACTCCAGCCTGgctcctctcttcctcctcagccTG ACAGGGAACGTGTCCGCTGTCATCAACGTGAGATCCGGCCGCATAGTTGGGAGCCTGGATGTGGGCAG gatcAGGCTCTCTCTGAAGGATTCAGCTGTTGGCACTTTCCAGGTAA CCCGCTTAAGTGAGGGTTTCCGTCTGCCGCTGCCAGACAGAATTCAGCTCTCCAATATCCTTGTGAGGTTCCACCAG aATTTCCTACTGCTTGGAGCAGACGTTCGCTTCCAGCCCCGGCGATGA
- the LOC102067670 gene encoding bactericidal permeability-increasing protein isoform X2 yields MGMQSVAVACGALTLCLALTTATNPGFVVRITQAGLDYAQQQAIASLEKKLAQLRLPDISGDSRVLRVGKVHYELSRLRLRDFHLPYSRITPISNKGLQVSISNAFAELDGDWRVKFLFIRDHGSFDLKVENIYIKILLRLGSDTSGKPTISTPDCSAHISKVRVLFSGKLGWLYNLFHSVIESRLRKILENKVCDKVAMSVYNELQTYIRTLPVTARIDNKIGIDYSLVAPPRATTKSLDADLKGEFYSLAHRSPVPFSPLPLAFTSDHERMVYFGASSYFFSTAGIAYHKAGALVFEITEAMIPKDVEFKLNTSVFSAFIPQLEEKYPNMPMKFRVSTPTAPFLTVGEGGISFQPIVDVQAYAIFPNSSLAPLFLLSLTGNVSAVINVRSGRIIGSLDVGRIRLSLKDSAVGTFQVRMMQSLINILTSNMLLPRLNARLDEGFPLPLLDRIQLSNILVRFHQNFLLLGADVRFQPRR; encoded by the exons ATGGGAATGCAGAGCGTGGCTGTGGCTTGTGGGGCACTGACTTTGTGCCTGGCACTCACCACTGCCACCAACCCCGGCTTCGTGGTGAGGATCACCCAGGCAGGCTTGGACTACG cccaacAGCAGGCGATCGcgagcctggagaagaagctggcccagctgaggctgccagaTATCTCGGGGGACTCTCGTGTCTTGCGTGTGGGGAAGGTACACTATGAgctctccag GTTGCGCCTTCGTGATTTCCACTTGCCGTACTCCCGGATTACCCCAATCTCCAACAAGGGCCTGCAGGTCTCCATCTCCAACGCCTTTGCCGAGCTGGACGGGGACTGGCGGGTGAAGTTTCTCTTTAT CCGGGACCATGGATCTTTTGACCTGAAGGTGGAAAATATCTACATCAAAATTCTCCTGAGGCTGGGCAGTGACACCTCTGGGAAGCCCACCATCAGCACCCCGGACTGCAGTGCCCACATCTCCAAAGTCCGGGTGCTCTTTTCGGGCAAGCTTGG GTGGCTTTACAACCTGTTCCACAGTGTTATTGAGTCCAGGTTGCGAAAGATTTTGGAAAACAAG GTGTGTGACAAAGTGGCCATGTCTGTGTACAATGAGCTCCAGACGTACATTCGGACACTGCCAG TCACAGCCAGGATAGATAACAAGATTGGGATTGATTATTCCTTGGTGGCACCCCCAAGAGCTACAACCAAGTCCCTGGATGCAGACCTGAAG gGTGAATTCTACTCCCTGGCCCACCGTTCCCCCGTGCCCTTCTCACCGCTGCCACTGGCCTTCACCTCGGATCACGAGCGCATGGTTTACTTTGGAGCCTCCAGCTACTTCTTCAGCACAGCGGGCATTGCCTACCACAAGGCTGGGGCACTGGTCTTTGAAATCACAGAGGCCATG ATCCCAAAGGATGTAGAATTCAAGTTGAACACCTCTGTCTTCTCAGCCTTCATTCCCCAG CTGGAGGAGAAGTATCCAAACATGCCAATGAAGTTCAGGGTGTCCACTCCCACTGCTCCATTCTTGACTGTTGGAGAAGGAGGAATCTCATTCCAGCCCATTGTGGATGTCCAGGCTTATGCCATCTTTCCCAACTCCAGCCTAgctcctctcttcctcctcagccTG ACAGGGAACGTGTCCGCTGTCATCAACGTGAGATCCGGCCGCATAATTGGGAGCCTGGATGTGGGCAG gatcAGGCTCTCTCTGAAGGATTCAGCTGTTGGCACTTTCCAG GTACGAATGATGCAGTCCTTAATAAACATCCTGACTTCCAATATGCTCCTCCCACGTCTCAATG CCCGCTTAGATGAGGGTTTCCCCCTGCCACTTCTGGACAGAATTCAGCTCTCCAATATCCTTGTGAGGTTCCACCAG aATTTCCTACTGCTTGGAGCAGACGTTCGCTTCCAGCCCCGGCGATGA
- the KIAA1755 gene encoding uncharacterized protein KIAA1755 homolog, with protein MDAGSLDAAVQSALQALYPPFEATAPTVLGQVFRLLETSYQGDGLCCLLQFLIPAKRLFERLRQAACAPYFNRIFLHEGWPLCLHEKVVVHLAPLNPLLLRPGDFYLQAEPCEEHTARVTIKHLSLDLRSVEETPVPEATHALLFTNTWLEEVNNSWAGAPLHTCLVATENGVTPLPWSRIATPEFTDKPRAEADSVPAGTWHESAPESAPGTLVLHGTVNVPTPYSNVVGTIPGCKATSRKSSQGRYPGLIKVEQAGLRKKPATLPVPSLSEIISQNLEGEYVDLLEQSQEDLDILTRSLLPTCLPGTIKAGADEMLPWANGASGADSWPCGGALSSEERPCSPCLGREISREPESHGPKCRQRDSYMAALQNPVSFGSGLMAAIVEEPGSPGSELPPATPRETPPQHRKGAGSPMLLTRQSRRAAPAVPERGGSAQRGSPRVPPGSSHKFSFLKGTRLGAAPEDEKTSSQHEGAWKKMSAIYSPRMGRAKAAGKGTNAATAAPVEERSLESSSCKNGPSVPSTGPAGREPPAWQDLHAGLLRSGIICLPGSSDRLGRALLLVTTSGSAWRAAWCSAAELARLILCLCSLPRQEVKNGERREAKDAGLTVVVDARKQPPAPVLFSALRSVQSVSPGCIHSLLLLAEKELVSHREKLPGVQVEILTSLKALGRHVDSSQLPPELDGAFPYCHGEWVQFFQKLQPFTASLKRASELLQHCIQELRNTNALAGTQDAAAGIRRHQELMQKVLSDAQLGRVQREGGFLLARLRREAARLCASDHIRSGMELAEGLYSQLEEELHSLVSQSNSCLARLHFLRKVRELEAQFGKLGSWLDGEAAARLQEMGTEDWSPDGCQGSAEHFKEFLTQATARYQHGLTLCQEAAKIRGRMFPEADALQVSAALFQSKLMSFSQQLERRQAEQELLQELVRFSNKVAGLKLDCQQCSARAQRGEGQALRCLQRSFQKLSVEFALEKLKEMKAQVRRMQSSQGLAAWTEAQHKYQETRQTLEEMLAELQEAWGAQADGHGDSSSPPSPGSAAPHMEVPVCRAAPSPEPAVLGGRGLAEQPETSTEGPGQPQGLGQSQPSTTPASTLGVEQSSLQPHCQLEPQDAHTSHHHVSADTPHPKPKSKSSLGATGHLTQERSQPRRRRPVTLPPWTRFPGADPPCPTAVPQGTASDPSTAGAPAGPQPEAAQYFQISSQSSFSSEDSDSQNSMEEAPAASLALPGDVQSPRPPCPSEKGHQIIYLENHHNESSAKANAK; from the exons ATG GATGCCGGGTCCCTGGATGCGGCGGTGCAAAGTGCTCTCCAGGCCCTCTACCCGCCCTTCGAAGCCACGGCTCCCACCGTCCTGGGCCAGGTGTTTCGGCTGCTGGAGACCAGCTACCAGGGGgatgggctctgctgcctgctccagtTCCTCATCCCCGCCAAGCGGCTCTTCGAGCGCCTGCGGCAGGCGGCCTGT gCTCCCTACTTTAACCGCATCTTTCTCCATGAAGGCTGGCCCTTGTGTCTGCACGAGAAGGTGGTTGTGCACCTCGCACCACTCAACCCCCTCCTGCTGCGCCCCGGGGACTTCTACCTGCAAGCAGAGCCCTGTGAGGAGCACACAGCGCGTGTCACCATCAAACACCTCTCCCTGGACCTGCGCTCCGTGGAGGAGACACCTGTCCCCGAGGCCACCCACGCTCTGCTCTTCACCAACACATGGCTGGAGGAGGTGAACAATAGCTGGGCCGGAGCTCCCCTGCACACCTGCCTGGTGGCCACCGAGAACGGCgtcaccccactgccatggagCCGGATTGCCACGCCTGAGTTCACCGACAAGCCCAGGGCTGAAGCTGACAGTGTGCCCGCTGGGACCTGGCACGAATCTGCTCCTGAGAGTGCACCTGGGACACTTGTGCTCCATGGCACAGTGAATGTCCCCACACCCTACAGCAACGTTGTgggcaccatcccaggctgcaaGGCCACCTCTCGGAAGTCAAGCCAGGGACGATACCCAGGACTGATCAAGGTGGAGCAGGCAGGTCTGCGGAAGAAGCCGGCCacgctgcctgtgcccagcctcAGTGAAATCATCAGCCAGAACCTGGAGGGGGAGTATGTGGACCTGCTGGAGCAATCCCAGGAGGACTTGGACATCCTGACCAGATCCCTGCTGCCCACCTGCCTTCCAGGGACAATAAAGGCTGGGGCTGATGAGATGCTCCCCTGGGCGAATGGGGCATCAGGAGCAGATTCTTGGCCCTGTGGGGGAGCACTGAGCTCAGAGGAGCGTCCCTGCAGCCCGTGCCTGGGGAGGGAGATAAGCCGAGAGCCAGAGTCACATGGGCCAAAGTGCCGCCAACGTGACTCCTACATGGCCGCGCTGCAGAACCCGGTGAGCTTTGGCTCTGGGCTGATGGCAGCCATCGTGGAGGAGCCCGGCAGCCCTGGCTCCGAGCTGCCCCCCGCCACCCCCCGTGAGACCCCCCCACAGCACAGGAAGGGGGCAGGCAGCCCCATGCTCCTCACCCGCCAGTCCCGCCGAGCAGCTCCTGCGGTGCCAGAGCGAGGGGGGTCGGCGCAGCGGGGCAGCCCCCGGGTCCCCCCAGGCTCCAGCCACAAGTTCTCCTTCCTGAAGGGCACACGGcttggggcagcccctgaggatGAAAAAACCAGCAGCCAGCACGAGGGGGCCTGGAAGAAGATGTCGGCCATCTACTCGCCCAGGAtgggcagagccaaggcagcagggaaag GTACGAatgcagccactgctgctcctgtggaGGAACGGTCTCTGGAAAGTTCCAGCTGCAAGAATggtccctctgtgcccagcactggCCCTGCTGGTCGGGAGCCTCCAGCCTGGCAGGACCTGCACGCTGGGCTGCTGCGCTCAGGCATCATCTGCCTGCCAG GGAGCTCggacaggctgggcagggccctCCTCCTGGTGACCACCAGTGGCAGTGCCTGGCGGGCTGCGTGGTGCTCAGCTGCCGAGCTGGCAAGGCtcatcctctgcctctgctccctccccag GCAAGAAGTGAAGAATGGTGAGAGGCGAGAAGCGAAGGATGCTGGGCTGACGGTTGTGGTGGATGCCCGGAAGCAGCCGCCCGCTCCCGTCCTGTTCTCAGCCCTCCGCTCCGTCCAg AGTGTGTCTCCAGGCTGCATTCATAGcttgctgctcctggctgagaAGGAGCTGGTCTCCCACCGTGAGAAACTGCCTGGGGTGCAG gtgGAGATCCTGACATCGCTGAAGGCTCTGGGCCGCCACGTCGacagctcccagctgcccccagagcTGGACGGTGCCTTTCCCTACTGCCACGGCGAGTGGGTTCAATTCTTCCAG AAGCTGCAGCCCTTCACAGCCAGCCTCAAGCGGGCAtcggagctgctgcagcactgcatccAGGAGCTGCGGAACACCAACGCACTGGCTGGGACTCAG GATGCGGCTGCAGGCATCAGGAGGCACCAAGAGCTGATGCAGAAGGTGCTGAGTGACGCTCAGCTGGGGCGGGTGCAGCGCGAGGGAGGGTTCCTGCTGGCCCGGCTGCGCAGGGAGGCCGCCCGCCTCTGTGCTTCTGATCACATCAG GAGCGGTATGGAGTTGGCTGAGGGGCTGTATAGTCAGCTGGAGGAAGAACTTCACAGCCTCGTGTCCCAGTCCAACAGCTGCCTGGCGCGCCTGCATTTCCTCCGCAAAGTCCGGGAGCTCGAGGCTCAGTTTGGCAAG CTGGGGTCCTGGCTGGatggggaggcagcagctcgGCTGCAGGAGATGGGCACCGAGGACTGGAGTCCCGACGGCTGCCAGGGCTCCGCTGAGCACTTCAAGGAGTTCCTCACCCAGGCCACA gctcggTACCAGCATGGCCTgaccctgtgccaggaggcaGCTAAGATCCGAGGCCGGATGTTCCCTGAGGCAGACGCCCTCCAAGTGTCTGCAGCCCTTTTCCAGTCAAAGCTGATGAGCTtctcccagcagctggagcggcggcaggcagaacaggagctgctgcaggagctcgTCCGGTTCTCCAACAAG GTGGCAGGGCTGAAGCTGGACTGCCAGCAGTGCTCGGCCCGGGCGCAGCGTGGGGAGGGCCAGGCACTGCGCTGCCTCCAGAGATCCTTCCAGAAGCTCTCGGTGGAGTTCgccctggagaagctgaaggAGATGAAGGCTCAGGTGCGCAGGATGCAGAGCAGCCAAGGGTTGGCAGCCTGGACAGAGGCACAGCACAAGTACCAGGAGACCCGGCAGACTCTGGAGGAGATGCTGGCAGAACTGCAGGAGGCCTGGGGAGCACAAGCTGACGGGCACGGAGACTCCTccagcccccccagcccaggctctgcagctcctcacatGGAAGTCCCggtgtgcagagcagcccccagccccgagccagcagtgctggggggcAGGGGGttggcagagcagccagagaCCAGCACTGAGgggccaggacagccccaggggctgggacagtcccagcccagcaccactCCTGCCTCCACGCTGGGTGtggagcagagctctctgcagccccaCTGCCAGCTGGAGCCTCAGGATGCCCACACCTCTCACCACCATGTCTCTGCTGACACCCCTCATCCCAAACCCAAGAGCAAATCCAGCCTGGGAGCGACAGGACACCTCACCCAGGAGCGCAGCCAGCCCCGTCGGAGGCGTCCCGTCACCCTGCCTCCCTGGACACGCTTCCCAGGAGCTGACCCACCGTGTCCTACTGCCGTGCCCCAGGGGACTGCCTcagatcccagcacagctggtgcACCAGCAGGGCCACAGCCAGAAGCTGCCCAGTACTTCCAGATTTCCAGCCAGAgcagtttctcctctgaagacTCAGATTCACAGAACTCCATGGAAGAAGCCCCAGCAGCAAGCCTGGCTTTGCCCGGGGATGTCCAGAGTCCCAGACCACCCTGCCCATCTGAAAAGGGCCACCAGATCATTTACCTGGAGAACCACCACAATGAAAGTTCAGCTAAAGCAAATGCCAAGTAA